One stretch of Halobaculum marinum DNA includes these proteins:
- a CDS encoding Gfo/Idh/MocA family protein yields MTDEPIRIGVLGYRFMGKAHANALDRLPMFFEDAPETERHTVIGRDEEALAEAADTLGFSHTATDWRDVVDEVDAFYNLGPNHLHVEPTIAALEAGTPVLCEKPLAPTLDGAERMRDAAREAGVPVGCAFNYRFVPAIRYAKRLIDDGELGEIRQVRGRYLQDWLSDPEAPWSWRNDEEMAGSGALGDLGAHTVDLARFLVGDHVGEAASVSGHLQTFTEQRPVEGEDDDTRPVTVDDAYSAQVAYEDGAMGTFEASRVTEGHKNDHTIAVHGSEGSLEFSLERLNELRVNTGDNRGYETVLVTDEDDPYIQHWWPPGHVIGWEHTFVHENYEFLKAVAAARDDAGDAEAADFSPDFEDAYEVQRVLDAVERSDATGARVNLD; encoded by the coding sequence ATGACAGACGAACCCATCCGAATCGGCGTCCTCGGCTACCGCTTCATGGGCAAGGCGCACGCGAACGCGCTCGACCGCCTCCCCATGTTCTTCGAGGATGCCCCCGAGACGGAGCGACACACGGTGATCGGTCGCGACGAGGAGGCGCTCGCGGAGGCCGCGGACACGCTCGGCTTCAGCCACACGGCGACCGACTGGCGCGACGTGGTCGACGAGGTGGACGCGTTCTACAACCTCGGCCCGAACCACCTGCACGTCGAGCCCACGATAGCCGCGCTGGAGGCCGGCACGCCCGTCCTCTGTGAGAAGCCGCTCGCACCGACGCTCGACGGCGCAGAACGGATGCGCGACGCCGCCCGTGAGGCTGGCGTGCCGGTCGGCTGTGCGTTCAACTACCGGTTCGTCCCCGCGATCCGCTACGCCAAACGGCTGATCGACGACGGCGAACTCGGCGAGATCCGACAGGTCCGCGGTCGCTACCTCCAGGACTGGCTGTCGGACCCCGAGGCGCCGTGGAGTTGGCGCAACGACGAGGAGATGGCGGGCTCCGGGGCGCTCGGCGACTTGGGCGCGCACACGGTCGACCTCGCGCGGTTCCTCGTCGGCGACCACGTCGGCGAGGCCGCGTCGGTGTCCGGCCACCTGCAGACGTTCACCGAACAGCGACCGGTGGAGGGCGAGGACGACGACACTCGGCCGGTCACGGTGGACGACGCCTACTCCGCGCAGGTCGCGTACGAAGACGGCGCGATGGGGACGTTCGAGGCGTCCCGCGTGACGGAGGGCCACAAGAACGACCACACCATCGCCGTCCACGGCTCCGAGGGGAGCCTGGAGTTCTCGCTGGAGCGCCTGAACGAGTTGCGCGTCAACACCGGCGACAACCGCGGCTACGAGACGGTGCTCGTCACCGACGAGGACGACCCCTACATCCAGCACTGGTGGCCGCCGGGTCACGTCATCGGTTGGGAGCATACGTTCGTCCACGAGAACTACGAGTTCCTGAAGGCGGTCGCGGCGGCCCGGGACGACGCGGGCGACGCCGAGGCGGCCGACTTCTCCCCCGACTTCGAGGACGCCTACGAGGTCCAGCGCGTCCTCGACGCCGTGGAGCGCTCGGACGCCACCGGCGCCCGCGTCAACCTCGACTAA
- a CDS encoding extracellular solute-binding protein, with protein sequence MSDDKTRNGVSRREYLAAAGASGAALGLAGCLGGGGGGGSGSGPINTEPPEEEVTIQIAADSNFSNAADDIVQTLREDGGLPENIDIEFLAGSFTTGDRRSQYQQILSAGQERPTVMMMDNGWTIPFIAREQIANLSEALPESITSQVEDNYVQNMVATAQNGDGDLFGIPLFIDLPTIQYRKDLFREAGYTDDDFDTWATEPMTWSEFSQAVAEVQEATGTQNGFLWQGSSYEGLSCCSFIEFMGSHGGSYFGEFENYFGPVGDRPITVEGEGVVNAIRMLRTFIYGSDDDVALDGYSEISPQAVVQYTEEPAREPFTNGNAVALRNWPYSININGAEDVFGEDLGVMPIPYAVTEEESEYESIGGTTAAMGGWHLTLNPNASDLRKRAALQLFKALQEESVRLRMAEIGGWIPPIPDLIDTEQTRSLDLIGRYVGSLAVAAENSLPRPVTTVWTQESTQIASEVNAALRQEKTPEQAMSDLTSSLEEIESSA encoded by the coding sequence ATGTCTGACGACAAGACACGGAACGGCGTATCGCGGCGAGAGTATCTCGCCGCTGCGGGGGCGTCCGGGGCAGCGCTCGGCTTGGCTGGCTGTCTCGGCGGCGGCGGAGGCGGTGGATCCGGCTCCGGGCCGATCAACACCGAGCCGCCCGAGGAGGAGGTCACGATTCAGATCGCGGCCGACTCGAACTTCTCGAACGCGGCGGACGACATCGTCCAGACGCTCCGCGAGGACGGCGGCCTCCCAGAGAACATCGACATCGAGTTCCTGGCCGGGTCGTTCACCACGGGCGACCGACGCTCGCAGTACCAGCAGATCCTCTCGGCGGGACAGGAGCGACCGACCGTCATGATGATGGACAACGGGTGGACGATCCCGTTCATCGCCCGCGAGCAGATCGCGAACCTCAGCGAGGCGCTCCCAGAGTCCATCACGAGCCAGGTCGAGGACAACTACGTGCAGAACATGGTCGCGACCGCCCAGAACGGCGACGGCGACCTGTTCGGCATCCCGCTGTTCATCGACCTGCCGACCATCCAGTACCGCAAGGACCTGTTCCGCGAGGCGGGCTACACCGACGACGACTTCGACACGTGGGCGACCGAGCCGATGACGTGGTCGGAGTTCTCCCAGGCCGTCGCCGAGGTGCAGGAGGCGACCGGCACCCAGAACGGGTTCCTCTGGCAGGGCTCCTCCTACGAGGGACTGTCCTGCTGTAGCTTCATCGAGTTCATGGGCTCGCACGGCGGCTCGTACTTCGGCGAGTTCGAGAACTACTTCGGCCCCGTCGGCGACCGCCCGATCACCGTCGAGGGCGAGGGCGTCGTGAACGCCATCCGCATGCTGCGGACGTTCATCTACGGCTCGGACGACGACGTCGCACTCGACGGCTACTCGGAGATTTCGCCGCAGGCCGTCGTCCAGTACACGGAGGAGCCGGCCCGCGAGCCGTTCACGAACGGCAACGCGGTCGCCCTGCGCAACTGGCCGTACTCGATCAACATCAACGGCGCAGAGGACGTCTTCGGCGAGGATCTGGGCGTCATGCCGATCCCGTACGCGGTCACCGAGGAGGAGTCCGAGTACGAGTCCATCGGCGGCACCACCGCCGCGATGGGCGGGTGGCACCTCACCCTCAACCCGAACGCGTCTGACCTGCGCAAGCGCGCTGCGCTCCAACTGTTCAAGGCGCTGCAGGAGGAGTCCGTCCGCCTGCGGATGGCGGAGATTGGTGGGTGGATCCCCCCGATTCCGGACCTCATCGACACCGAGCAGACCCGCTCGCTCGACCTCATCGGCCGCTACGTCGGCAGTCTCGCTGTCGCCGCCGAGAACTCCCTGCCGCGCCCGGTGACGACCGTGTGGACCCAGGAGTCCACGCAGATCGCCAGCGAGGTCAACGCGGCGCTCCGCCAGGAGAAGACCCCCGAGCAGGCCATGAGCGACCTCACCAGTTCGCTCGAAGAGATCGAGAGCTCGGCGTAA
- a CDS encoding ABC transporter ATP-binding protein: MARVHLQDVTKRYGDVTAVEGMNLDIRDGEFVTLVGPSGCGKSTTMEMIAGLTTPSEGIVNIGERDVTYLPPKDRGISMVFQNIALFPHMDVYDNISFGLRLRNYEKEEIDRRVEDAASVVQMEGMLDRMPDEMSGGQRQRVAIARAIVRNPDVFLMDEPLANLDAKLRVHMRTELQRLHKELETTIIYVTHDQAEAMTMSDRIAVINEGELQQFDPPLVCYNEPANEFVAGFIGSPSMNFTTGTLTQTGFESEFYEVTFDTTGVDVTPGNGVTLGVRPEDVYPTEFIDDAADPTEVIEAEVDVLEPMGDEIFVYLMLDEDNEGGMGGTAAGNDSLLMSVSPDSDLSEGDRVEVVLDRAKIHLFDEGTSEALTHGVSRVAETAADAQGEEAE, translated from the coding sequence ATGGCACGAGTACACCTACAGGACGTGACGAAACGCTACGGGGACGTAACCGCGGTCGAGGGGATGAACCTCGACATCCGCGACGGGGAGTTCGTGACCCTCGTCGGCCCCTCGGGGTGCGGCAAGTCCACGACGATGGAGATGATCGCCGGGCTGACGACGCCCTCTGAGGGCATCGTCAACATCGGCGAGCGGGACGTGACGTACCTCCCGCCGAAGGACCGGGGCATCTCGATGGTGTTCCAGAACATCGCGCTGTTCCCGCACATGGACGTGTACGACAACATCTCCTTCGGCCTGCGCCTGCGCAACTACGAGAAGGAGGAGATCGACCGGCGCGTCGAAGACGCCGCCAGCGTCGTCCAGATGGAGGGGATGCTCGACCGCATGCCCGACGAGATGTCCGGCGGCCAGCGCCAGCGCGTCGCCATCGCCCGCGCCATCGTCCGGAACCCCGACGTGTTCCTGATGGACGAGCCGCTGGCGAACCTCGACGCGAAGCTGCGGGTCCACATGCGGACGGAGCTCCAGCGCCTCCACAAGGAGTTGGAGACGACGATCATCTACGTCACCCACGACCAGGCGGAGGCGATGACGATGTCCGACCGCATCGCCGTCATCAACGAGGGCGAACTCCAGCAGTTCGACCCGCCGCTGGTCTGCTACAACGAACCCGCCAACGAGTTCGTCGCCGGCTTCATCGGGTCGCCGTCGATGAACTTCACGACGGGCACGCTCACCCAGACTGGCTTCGAGTCGGAGTTCTACGAGGTGACTTTCGACACCACGGGCGTCGACGTGACGCCCGGCAACGGCGTCACCCTCGGGGTGCGGCCCGAAGACGTGTACCCGACGGAGTTCATCGACGACGCGGCGGACCCGACCGAGGTCATCGAGGCGGAGGTCGACGTCCTAGAGCCGATGGGCGACGAGATCTTCGTCTACCTCATGCTCGACGAGGACAACGAGGGCGGGATGGGTGGCACCGCCGCGGGCAACGACAGCCTGCTGATGAGCGTCTCGCCCGACAGCGACCTGTCGGAGGGTGACCGGGTCGAGGTCGTCCTCGACCGCGCGAAGATCCACCTCTTCGACGAGGGGACGAGCGAAGCGCTCACCCACGGCGTCTCGCGCGTGGCCGAGACCGCCGCGGACGCGCAGGGAGAGGAGGCCGAGTAG
- a CDS encoding Gfo/Idh/MocA family protein, producing the protein MTLADGFDPSDVRVGIVGLGGIGHHHAEQLEALDADLVGGMDVDPDARARFYERFDTHAFEDAEELYDLVDAVLITTPNRFHEDYAVSALEAGLDVMLEKPLAHTLASAERIAEAAKAADGICMVGFNNRFAAPVEVLKHYQAEGRFGDVTHVEANYIRRRGVPGRGSWFTTKEVSGGGSLIDIGVHALDLALYFLDFPEVVEVSGVARSEFGDRDDYTYIDMWGDDSGPEDFDVDDSVSAFIRTAEGATISLEAAWATNRPENNDFYVRGTQAGAHFDRGSGDLTLFENGVGGGHHLTETDVDTREVVTHRAEQAAFLQAVATGEAPTRNTVEQALTVQRVIDGIYRSTESGRAVRLDE; encoded by the coding sequence ATGACCCTCGCCGACGGCTTCGACCCGTCTGACGTGCGCGTCGGTATCGTCGGCCTTGGGGGCATCGGTCACCACCACGCCGAGCAACTGGAGGCGCTCGACGCCGACCTCGTCGGGGGGATGGACGTCGACCCCGACGCCCGGGCGCGCTTCTACGAGCGCTTCGACACGCACGCGTTCGAGGACGCCGAGGAGCTGTACGATCTCGTCGACGCCGTGCTCATCACGACGCCCAACCGGTTCCACGAGGACTACGCCGTCTCCGCGTTGGAGGCGGGACTGGACGTGATGCTGGAGAAGCCGCTGGCGCACACGCTGGCGTCTGCCGAGCGCATCGCCGAGGCCGCCAAGGCCGCCGACGGCATCTGCATGGTCGGGTTCAACAACCGGTTCGCCGCGCCCGTCGAGGTGCTCAAGCACTACCAGGCGGAGGGCCGCTTCGGTGACGTGACCCACGTCGAGGCGAACTACATCCGGCGCCGGGGCGTCCCGGGGCGCGGGTCGTGGTTCACCACCAAGGAGGTGTCCGGCGGCGGGAGCCTCATCGACATCGGCGTCCACGCGCTCGACCTGGCGCTGTACTTCCTCGACTTTCCGGAGGTCGTCGAGGTGTCGGGCGTCGCCCGCTCGGAGTTCGGCGACCGCGACGACTACACGTACATCGACATGTGGGGCGACGACTCCGGCCCCGAGGACTTCGACGTCGACGACTCCGTCTCGGCGTTCATCCGAACCGCCGAGGGCGCGACCATCTCGCTGGAGGCCGCGTGGGCGACGAACCGTCCCGAGAACAACGACTTCTACGTCCGCGGGACGCAGGCGGGCGCCCACTTCGACCGCGGGTCGGGCGACCTCACGCTGTTCGAGAACGGCGTGGGCGGTGGGCACCACCTCACCGAGACGGACGTCGACACCCGCGAGGTCGTCACCCACCGCGCCGAGCAAGCGGCGTTCCTGCAGGCCGTCGCGACCGGCGAGGCGCCGACCCGCAACACCGTCGAGCAGGCGCTGACGGTCCAGCGCGTCATCGACGGCATCTACCGCTCGACAGAGTCGGGGCGAGCGGTCCGTCTCGACGAGTAG
- a CDS encoding CNNM domain-containing protein, with the protein MGSAELVLRLVAGVGLILANGFFVAIEFALTRARQFTEEEFVGDRPALQRAWEMTDDLEIYLTTCQVGITASSIAVGIVAEPALAALFAPFFENTAFASVGAGALIAFAIINLLHLTHGEQTPTYLGVERSRLVSRYGAGPLYYFHKLISPLITFGDWIAKATLKLFGVEMTGAWLETEQDAIESRADLRRKLSSTLEEGEIADERQEEIVNALRVGDRTVAEIMVQREEMVTLSTADSVAENLDRMRGHPHTRFPLLDGAGEQFVGTVYVPSVIRETDDLTDEDLDLAALAAPPMTLAPETTVADAIDQFQVEGQELALVVSEGEIHGLLTATDAFEEVMGELEDPLDREDAAAPGGAAA; encoded by the coding sequence ATGGGCAGCGCAGAGCTCGTTCTCAGGCTCGTCGCGGGGGTGGGACTGATCCTCGCGAACGGCTTCTTCGTCGCTATCGAGTTCGCACTGACCCGCGCGCGGCAGTTCACCGAGGAGGAGTTCGTCGGCGACCGACCGGCGCTCCAGCGTGCATGGGAGATGACAGACGATCTGGAGATCTATCTCACCACCTGCCAGGTGGGGATCACGGCGTCGAGCATCGCCGTCGGTATCGTCGCCGAGCCGGCGTTGGCGGCGCTGTTCGCGCCGTTCTTCGAGAACACCGCGTTCGCGTCCGTCGGGGCGGGAGCGCTCATCGCGTTCGCCATCATCAACCTCCTCCACCTCACGCACGGCGAGCAGACGCCGACGTACCTCGGCGTCGAGCGCTCGCGGCTGGTGTCGCGCTACGGCGCGGGGCCGCTGTACTACTTCCACAAGCTGATCTCGCCGCTCATCACCTTCGGCGACTGGATCGCGAAGGCGACGCTGAAGCTGTTCGGCGTCGAGATGACCGGCGCGTGGCTGGAGACCGAGCAGGACGCCATCGAGAGTCGCGCCGACCTGCGGCGGAAGCTCTCGTCGACGCTGGAGGAGGGTGAGATCGCCGACGAGCGCCAAGAAGAGATCGTCAACGCCCTCCGCGTCGGCGACCGAACAGTCGCCGAGATCATGGTGCAACGCGAGGAGATGGTGACGCTGTCGACCGCCGACTCCGTCGCCGAGAACCTCGACCGGATGCGCGGCCACCCACACACGCGCTTCCCGCTGCTCGACGGGGCCGGCGAGCAGTTCGTCGGCACCGTGTACGTGCCGTCGGTGATCCGCGAGACGGACGACCTCACCGACGAGGACCTCGACCTGGCGGCGCTGGCGGCGCCGCCGATGACGCTCGCGCCGGAGACGACCGTCGCCGACGCCATCGACCAGTTCCAAGTCGAGGGGCAGGAGTTGGCGCTGGTCGTCTCGGAGGGTGAGATCCACGGCCTGCTCACCGCGACCGACGCGTTCGAGGAGGTCATGGGCGAGTTGGAGGACCCGCTCGACCGCGAGGACGCCGCCGCGCCGGGTGGGGCCGCCGCGTAG
- a CDS encoding TrmB family transcriptional regulator has protein sequence METESLVETLEAAGLSPYQATAYVALLDLGTASATDVAEASGVPAPRIYDVLRSLEELEYIETYEEGSLRARAHSPSGVLDDLRGRASRLEAAAEEVEDRWEQPELEAGGASIVTRFRTVIERAETFIEEATHQILLSTTTANLQRLAPALRAATERGVSVRVSVHTENGESVPAPDLFDDICREARHRPLPAPFVALADRRQASFAHHPDSYDQYGVLVNDRTHTYVFYWYFLTCLWEPWETVYDAAGDGLPIEYLDVRHLVRDLRELDWERDPVRLRVEGHDTATGEECTVEGTVVDVRVPFASDASTGFELAGQVTVDLDVDGEHVSVGGWGAIVEDVEGTRLTVVDAPGLE, from the coding sequence ATGGAGACCGAGTCGCTCGTCGAGACGTTGGAGGCGGCGGGCCTCTCGCCGTACCAAGCGACGGCGTACGTGGCACTACTCGATTTGGGGACCGCGTCTGCGACGGACGTGGCCGAGGCGAGCGGCGTCCCGGCGCCGCGGATCTACGACGTGTTGCGGTCGCTGGAGGAGTTGGAGTACATCGAGACGTACGAGGAGGGGTCGCTGCGCGCGCGGGCACACAGTCCATCCGGCGTGCTCGACGACCTCCGGGGGCGCGCCTCGCGGCTGGAGGCGGCCGCCGAAGAGGTGGAAGACCGCTGGGAACAGCCAGAGTTGGAGGCCGGCGGCGCGAGCATCGTCACTCGCTTCCGGACCGTCATCGAGCGCGCCGAGACGTTCATCGAGGAGGCGACCCACCAGATCCTGCTGTCGACGACGACGGCGAACCTCCAGCGACTCGCGCCGGCGCTACGGGCCGCCACCGAGCGAGGCGTCTCCGTCCGCGTGTCGGTCCACACGGAGAACGGAGAGTCCGTCCCCGCACCGGACCTGTTCGACGACATCTGTCGAGAGGCGCGCCACCGGCCGCTCCCGGCGCCGTTCGTCGCGCTCGCGGACCGGCGGCAGGCGTCGTTCGCGCACCACCCCGACTCCTACGACCAGTACGGCGTCCTCGTGAACGACCGCACGCACACGTACGTGTTCTACTGGTACTTCCTCACCTGCCTGTGGGAGCCGTGGGAGACGGTGTACGACGCCGCCGGCGACGGTCTCCCGATCGAGTACCTCGACGTGCGCCACCTCGTGCGCGACCTCCGCGAGTTGGACTGGGAGCGAGACCCCGTCCGCCTCCGCGTCGAGGGACACGACACCGCGACCGGCGAGGAGTGCACCGTCGAGGGGACCGTCGTCGACGTGCGGGTGCCGTTCGCCTCGGACGCGAGCACCGGCTTCGAACTCGCCGGGCAGGTCACCGTCGACCTCGACGTCGACGGCGAACACGTCAGCGTCGGCGGGTGGGGTGCGATCGTCGAGGACGTCGAGGGGACGCGGCTCACCGTCGTCGACGCCCCCGGACTCGAGTGA
- a CDS encoding carbohydrate ABC transporter permease: protein MSRDTRTDGGIRDEPELKRGPLQRWVASTIKEPEKAYRAMFYVATLFFLATTLFPFYFLLVLALTPENAPLALFPTTPRFSVFLDVFERVNFLRYMFNSLVLALSTTVIVLVLASLAGYVFGRLQFPGRTPLMLLVLAISYFPPAAFFVPLYQLFTGNVIPGVSLYNTPGSMILPFSSLFMPLSIFILTTFYGQIPDGLEDAARVEGTTRLGALFRVIIPLSAPGVATAGVLTFISVYNEFFFSQLMNNGQPGNWAPIVGGLLSLQRAGQFQVTYGVMAAGSIIAVVPVAILVVVAQERIVSGLTAGALKE, encoded by the coding sequence ATGAGCAGGGACACACGCACGGACGGTGGCATCAGAGACGAACCGGAACTCAAGCGCGGTCCGCTCCAGCGGTGGGTCGCGAGCACGATCAAAGAGCCGGAGAAGGCGTACAGAGCGATGTTCTACGTCGCGACGCTCTTCTTCCTCGCGACGACGCTGTTCCCGTTCTACTTCCTGCTCGTGCTCGCGTTGACGCCGGAGAACGCGCCGCTGGCGCTGTTCCCGACCACGCCGCGCTTCAGCGTGTTCCTCGACGTGTTCGAGCGGGTCAACTTCCTGCGGTACATGTTCAACAGCCTGGTGCTCGCGCTGTCGACCACCGTCATCGTGCTGGTGCTCGCGAGCCTCGCGGGGTACGTGTTCGGTCGCCTGCAGTTCCCCGGCCGGACGCCGCTCATGCTGCTGGTCCTCGCGATCAGCTACTTCCCGCCCGCGGCGTTCTTCGTCCCGCTGTACCAGCTGTTCACGGGGAACGTGATCCCCGGAGTGAGTCTGTACAACACGCCGGGATCGATGATCCTCCCGTTCAGCTCACTGTTCATGCCGCTGTCCATCTTCATCCTCACGACGTTCTACGGGCAGATCCCTGACGGCTTGGAGGACGCCGCCCGCGTCGAGGGGACGACGCGACTCGGCGCGCTGTTCCGGGTCATCATCCCGCTGTCGGCACCGGGCGTGGCCACGGCCGGCGTGCTCACGTTCATCTCCGTCTACAACGAGTTCTTCTTCAGCCAGTTGATGAACAACGGACAGCCCGGAAACTGGGCCCCCATCGTGGGCGGCCTGCTGAGCCTGCAGCGCGCGGGCCAGTTCCAAGTCACCTACGGCGTCATGGCCGCCGGCAGCATCATCGCGGTGGTGCCGGTCGCCATCCTCGTCGTGGTCGCACAGGAACGCATCGTCAGCGGACTGACCGCCGGCGCACTCAAGGAGTAA
- a CDS encoding carbohydrate ABC transporter permease translates to MENLSETQYAYLLLTPALLLLAVIAFWPLLSTFRLSLFADSLGAATVGEFVGLENYVAIITGQRTALLPSPFLPQALTVTALFNSALAVTIVFTIISVSFETIIGFVQALILDQDFRGRRWVRVAIILPWAIPIVVQGMIFFLMFQPNVGFLVGTADNPSFLNQLGLLSVTPLANAQDATMIVIVADVWKTTAFMALLILAGMQSIDRSLFDVAKVAGASPWQRFKYITLPIILPTVLVAMLFRTIQAMRIYGLIETVAGCTTVPSLSCLVVTTFNNRLLGSSATIAFITAAVIGVVVSIYIVGYARGEMA, encoded by the coding sequence ATGGAGAACCTGTCCGAGACCCAGTACGCGTACCTGCTGTTGACGCCGGCGCTGCTGCTGCTGGCCGTCATCGCGTTCTGGCCGCTCCTGTCGACGTTCCGGCTGTCGCTGTTCGCGGACAGCTTGGGGGCCGCGACCGTCGGGGAGTTCGTCGGGTTGGAGAACTACGTCGCCATCATCACGGGGCAACGAACGGCACTGCTGCCGTCGCCGTTCCTCCCGCAGGCGCTCACGGTGACTGCGCTGTTCAACAGCGCACTGGCGGTGACCATCGTGTTCACGATCATCAGCGTCTCCTTCGAGACCATCATCGGCTTCGTGCAGGCGCTGATCCTCGACCAGGACTTCCGCGGGCGGCGCTGGGTGCGCGTCGCGATCATCCTGCCGTGGGCGATTCCGATCGTCGTCCAGGGGATGATCTTCTTCCTGATGTTCCAACCGAACGTCGGGTTCCTCGTCGGCACCGCCGACAACCCGTCGTTCCTGAACCAACTGGGCCTGCTGTCGGTGACGCCGCTGGCCAACGCCCAGGACGCGACGATGATCGTCATCGTGGCCGACGTGTGGAAGACGACGGCGTTCATGGCGCTGCTCATCCTCGCGGGGATGCAGTCGATCGACCGGAGCCTGTTCGACGTGGCGAAGGTCGCCGGCGCGTCGCCGTGGCAGCGCTTCAAGTACATCACCCTGCCCATCATCCTGCCGACGGTGCTGGTCGCGATGCTGTTCCGCACCATCCAGGCGATGCGCATCTACGGGCTCATCGAGACGGTTGCGGGGTGTACCACGGTGCCGTCGTTGTCGTGTCTGGTCGTGACGACGTTCAACAACCGACTCCTCGGCTCGTCGGCGACGATCGCGTTCATCACGGCGGCGGTCATCGGCGTCGTGGTGTCGATCTACATCGTCGGCTACGCGCGAGGTGAGATGGCATGA
- a CDS encoding sugar phosphate isomerase/epimerase family protein, translating into MDIGVLTVPLGGESRADAFEYLSGIGVSAVELGVGGWPGQAHTDREALLADADAREALRADLNEHDLRVSAFATHNNPLHPDDEQAAEADRELREAVELADEFGVDTVTCFSGLPAGGPNDEVPNWVTAPWPTEHADAHDYQWGVAEEYWSDLAAHADYHGVDLAIEMHPNMLVYEPHGMLKLRELTNERVGANFDPSHLYWQGIDVTEAVRVLGEHDAIHHVHAKDTKVYESQAREKGVLDTTDYTDEQNRSWLFRSVGYGHGEEHWKDLVSTLRMVGYDGALSIEHEDSLTSSREGLEKAVDLLDRAVFETTPGDAYWAE; encoded by the coding sequence ATGGACATCGGCGTACTGACAGTGCCGTTAGGCGGGGAGTCGCGAGCCGACGCGTTCGAGTACCTCTCGGGCATCGGCGTGAGCGCGGTCGAACTCGGGGTCGGCGGGTGGCCGGGACAAGCCCACACCGACCGCGAGGCGCTGTTGGCCGACGCGGACGCCCGCGAGGCGCTGCGCGCGGACCTCAACGAGCACGACCTCCGCGTGAGCGCGTTCGCGACCCACAACAACCCGCTGCACCCGGACGACGAGCAGGCGGCCGAGGCCGACCGCGAGTTGCGGGAGGCAGTCGAACTCGCCGACGAGTTCGGCGTCGACACCGTCACCTGCTTCTCGGGCCTCCCCGCCGGCGGCCCGAACGACGAGGTGCCCAACTGGGTCACCGCGCCGTGGCCGACCGAGCACGCCGACGCCCACGACTACCAGTGGGGCGTCGCGGAGGAGTACTGGTCGGATCTGGCGGCTCACGCCGACTACCACGGCGTCGACCTCGCCATCGAGATGCACCCGAACATGCTCGTGTACGAGCCCCACGGCATGCTGAAACTGCGCGAGTTGACGAACGAGCGCGTCGGCGCGAACTTCGACCCCTCGCACCTCTACTGGCAGGGCATCGACGTGACCGAGGCGGTGCGCGTGCTCGGCGAGCACGACGCCATCCACCACGTCCACGCGAAGGACACGAAGGTGTACGAGTCGCAGGCCCGCGAGAAGGGCGTGCTCGACACGACCGACTACACGGACGAGCAGAACCGCTCGTGGCTGTTCCGCTCGGTCGGCTACGGCCACGGCGAGGAGCACTGGAAGGACCTCGTCTCCACGCTCCGGATGGTCGGCTACGACGGCGCCCTGTCCATCGAGCACGAGGACTCGCTCACCTCCTCCCGCGAGGGGTTGGAGAAGGCGGTCGACCTGCTCGACCGCGCCGTCTTCGAGACGACGCCCGGCGACGCCTACTGGGCGGAGTGA